In Chloroflexota bacterium, the following are encoded in one genomic region:
- a CDS encoding ABC transporter substrate-binding protein — MLLAACGTGESSRGSESGSRPHALKTLTIGLQRGLPQFGRFTGLSTATSATNVTPIVQDQLTYQDYERVHHPLMAVAIPSIEDGTWRVADDGTMETTWRLKPNILWHDGSPVSTDDLAFSFTVSKDKDLVTTRNTTGLALMREVTTPDPSTIVVSWSGLFVDAAITNLGEVLPRHILGEAYEQHDPVAFVNNPYFTTQYIGTGPYRLVSWEPGADMEMERFDGYYLGRPPFDKVFVKVIGDANALVSAILAGNVDIVLPPGVQLDAAADVKRRWEGTGNEVRADVATRIIQLEVQYRPEIARPAHGLRELQVRKALYQSVDRVALADLMSGGFGPLADSWYDPSDPIRAELAPYIPTYKLDRSAAPGLLETVGWRPGPDGVLVNDQSGEPFNVEIWANVPAGWDKLANVVASDWKAIGVRTSVDPIPAALAGNREYESGYPGLFVTNINREQFLVNRLDSRAKTGPENHYTAPNRGGYENPKVDALYDQLTSTIDPKARIPIQQQLVQEVMENLVLMPFYWETNPVLKLKGIKDHRGNGQWTWLFFDFDRE; from the coding sequence ATGCTGCTCGCCGCGTGCGGGACTGGCGAATCGAGCCGCGGCTCCGAATCCGGGTCGCGGCCGCACGCGCTCAAGACGCTCACCATCGGGCTCCAGAGGGGCTTGCCCCAGTTCGGACGGTTCACCGGCCTCTCCACCGCCACGTCCGCCACCAACGTGACCCCCATCGTCCAGGATCAGCTCACCTACCAGGACTACGAGCGCGTGCACCATCCCCTGATGGCCGTCGCGATCCCGTCTATCGAGGACGGGACGTGGCGCGTCGCCGACGACGGAACCATGGAGACGACCTGGCGCCTGAAGCCCAACATCCTTTGGCACGACGGGTCGCCGGTCAGCACCGACGACCTCGCCTTCTCATTCACCGTCTCCAAAGACAAGGACCTCGTTACGACTCGCAACACGACGGGCCTGGCGCTGATGCGCGAGGTGACGACTCCCGACCCGAGCACCATCGTCGTCTCCTGGTCGGGCCTGTTCGTCGACGCCGCCATCACGAATCTGGGCGAGGTCCTGCCGCGCCACATCCTCGGCGAGGCCTACGAACAGCACGATCCGGTCGCCTTCGTCAACAATCCCTACTTCACGACCCAGTACATCGGGACGGGACCGTACCGGCTGGTGAGCTGGGAGCCCGGCGCCGACATGGAGATGGAGCGCTTCGACGGGTACTATCTCGGTCGGCCGCCTTTCGACAAGGTCTTCGTGAAGGTCATCGGAGACGCGAACGCGCTGGTTTCGGCGATCCTCGCCGGAAACGTCGACATCGTCCTGCCGCCGGGCGTCCAGCTCGACGCGGCAGCCGACGTGAAGCGGCGCTGGGAGGGCACCGGCAACGAGGTCCGCGCCGACGTCGCCACGCGGATCATCCAGCTCGAGGTGCAGTACCGCCCAGAGATCGCGCGGCCCGCCCATGGCCTGCGGGAGCTGCAGGTCCGCAAGGCGCTGTACCAGTCCGTCGACCGCGTCGCCCTCGCGGATCTGATGAGCGGCGGTTTCGGGCCTCTCGCTGATAGTTGGTACGACCCATCCGACCCGATCCGCGCCGAACTCGCGCCGTACATTCCCACGTACAAGCTCGATCGGTCCGCCGCCCCGGGGCTGCTGGAGACCGTCGGCTGGCGACCAGGGCCGGACGGCGTCCTCGTGAACGACCAGTCGGGCGAGCCCTTTAACGTCGAGATCTGGGCCAACGTACCGGCCGGCTGGGACAAACTGGCGAACGTCGTCGCTTCCGACTGGAAGGCAATCGGCGTCCGGACATCGGTGGACCCCATCCCGGCCGCGCTCGCGGGGAATCGCGAGTACGAGTCGGGCTATCCCGGACTCTTCGTCACGAACATCAATCGCGAGCAGTTCCTCGTGAACCGCCTGGATTCCCGGGCGAAGACCGGACCCGAGAACCACTACACTGCGCCCAACAGGGGTGGATACGAGAATCCGAAGGTCGACGCCCTCTACGATCAGCTCACGTCGACCATCGACCCGAAGGCGCGTATCCCGATCCAGCAGCAGCTCGTTCAAGAGGTTATGGAGAACCTCGTGCTCATGCCCTTCTACTGGGAGACGAACCCCGTCCTCAAGCTGAAGGGAATCAAGGACCACCGCGGCAATGGCCAGTGGACGTGGCTCTTTTTCGATTTTGACAGGGAGTGA